Proteins encoded in a region of the Acidobacteriota bacterium genome:
- a CDS encoding inorganic diphosphatase, with amino-acid sequence MIDYVALPLGDKAPEVINMVVEIPLQSINKYEYDKKLHVFRLDRNLYSPVHFPGDYGFLPSTLSHDGDPLDVLILVDSPSFTGCVMEVRPIGVLDMLDQGVHDEKLLAVGKCNPRYKDVWNYSEIYPHILREIMHFFSIYKDLEGKRVETKGWQDASAARALITESQRAYSEQQRRAAGKTS; translated from the coding sequence ATGATCGATTACGTCGCCCTCCCGCTCGGGGATAAAGCACCCGAAGTTATAAACATGGTGGTGGAGATTCCCCTTCAATCCATCAATAAGTATGAGTACGACAAAAAACTCCATGTCTTTCGCCTAGACCGCAACCTTTACTCCCCGGTGCACTTTCCTGGCGACTATGGGTTTCTACCGAGCACGCTCAGCCATGATGGCGATCCCCTGGATGTTTTAATCCTGGTCGACAGTCCCAGCTTTACTGGATGCGTGATGGAAGTACGTCCCATCGGAGTTCTCGACATGCTTGACCAGGGTGTGCATGACGAGAAATTGCTGGCGGTAGGCAAGTGCAATCCGCGCTATAAGGACGTCTGGAACTACTCTGAGATTTATCCCCACATCCTTCGCGAAATCATGCACTTCTTTTCCATCTACAAAGATCTGGAAGGCAAACGCGTCGAAACCAAAGGGTGGCAGGATGCCTCGGCCGCGCGGGCGCTCATAACCGAGAGTCAGAGGGCCTACTCCGAGCAGCAAAGACGGGCAGCGGGTAAGACCAGTTAG
- a CDS encoding chemotaxis protein CheR, which yields MNLEEFLQFLAEEREFDLRGYKPTTLERRIRKRMGQLALPDYTTYVDYVRANPSETNQLLDTILINVTEFFRDPEAWDVIANSILPFLLKRLRTGDSFRAWVAGCSSGEEAYSLAILVAEFFGPRITEFDIKIYATDVDDSALNTARRGEYPAERLRRVRPEWRHKYFSSATLPRVHRDIRRMLIFGRSDLAQDAPISHVQMIVCRNVLIYFDSITQMHILNRLHYALDPGGILFLGKSESKLSNSTMFKPVDSRWRIFRKNHAEEGREIRRSSSSRKDEPMTPNEKSPREEELARVKLYYSALLEVLEPGIFSLDGNDVLLTENKSALALWGLSGSKLVGQHIAESALASRCPELVQRLEESHRNPGKQVKFDCAVKVDDGQHMLAVSIRPVNGENGQRAGSLIYAEDISHREKLQTTIEQLEATGEELQSANEELETTNEELQSTNEELETTNEELQSTNEELETTNEELQSLNEELENMNEELEFRTRELDSVNSRYAETLERMPWAVTVLDSDGKVQFWNSAAEKLFDIQANSVIGLELSQLPIQPEVRDGLVRRRKAIVERNTPMLLRNQQLKVKRSNLMFDVHLTPLSRDGGRPSLLLMFAPQQPENVARQSATSGNGNPSGGNSKGVQRKNNARSKTGSSGKSSANRKK from the coding sequence TTGAACCTCGAAGAGTTTTTGCAGTTTCTCGCGGAAGAACGCGAATTCGATCTGCGGGGATATAAACCCACCACACTGGAGCGGCGAATCCGCAAGCGCATGGGGCAGCTTGCGCTTCCTGACTACACTACATACGTCGACTACGTTCGCGCGAATCCGAGCGAAACCAATCAGCTTCTCGACACCATCCTCATCAATGTAACCGAATTCTTCCGCGATCCCGAGGCCTGGGACGTGATTGCGAACAGTATCCTCCCTTTTTTACTCAAACGTCTGCGCACCGGCGACAGCTTTCGCGCGTGGGTGGCAGGCTGCTCGAGTGGTGAAGAAGCCTACTCGCTGGCGATTCTTGTGGCCGAATTTTTTGGGCCACGCATCACAGAATTCGACATCAAGATTTACGCCACCGACGTTGACGATTCTGCCCTGAACACAGCGCGTCGCGGAGAGTATCCGGCTGAGCGACTCCGGCGAGTGCGTCCAGAATGGCGGCACAAGTACTTTTCGTCAGCTACCTTGCCGCGCGTGCATCGCGACATTCGCCGCATGCTCATCTTTGGACGCAGTGACCTCGCGCAGGACGCGCCCATTTCGCATGTGCAGATGATTGTCTGCCGCAATGTTCTGATCTATTTTGATTCCATCACGCAAATGCATATCCTGAATCGGCTACATTACGCGCTTGATCCAGGAGGAATACTATTTCTCGGCAAATCCGAGTCGAAGCTCAGCAATTCGACGATGTTCAAACCCGTCGATTCCCGCTGGCGCATCTTCCGCAAGAACCACGCCGAAGAAGGTAGGGAGATACGTCGTTCGTCTTCGTCCCGGAAGGATGAACCCATGACACCCAATGAAAAGTCCCCTCGCGAAGAAGAGCTGGCCCGAGTAAAGCTCTATTACTCCGCCCTGCTCGAAGTTCTGGAACCGGGCATCTTTTCGCTAGACGGCAATGACGTGCTGCTTACGGAAAACAAATCGGCCCTGGCGCTATGGGGACTCTCAGGCAGCAAATTGGTCGGCCAGCATATTGCCGAGTCTGCCCTGGCGTCGCGCTGTCCCGAATTGGTCCAACGGCTGGAAGAGAGTCATCGTAATCCAGGGAAGCAAGTCAAATTCGATTGTGCTGTCAAGGTCGATGACGGACAACACATGCTCGCGGTCAGTATTCGTCCTGTGAATGGCGAAAACGGCCAGCGCGCAGGTTCGCTCATCTATGCCGAAGACATAAGCCATCGCGAAAAACTGCAAACCACGATCGAACAACTCGAGGCTACGGGCGAAGAACTGCAGTCTGCCAACGAAGAGCTGGAAACGACCAACGAAGAACTGCAATCCACCAATGAAGAGCTCGAAACGACGAACGAAGAACTGCAGTCCACGAATGAAGAGCTCGAAACGACAAATGAAGAGCTGCAATCGTTAAACGAAGAGCTGGAAAACATGAATGAGGAACTCGAGTTCCGCACCCGCGAACTCGATTCTGTGAACAGTCGCTACGCCGAGACCCTGGAGCGCATGCCGTGGGCAGTCACGGTCCTTGATTCAGATGGAAAAGTGCAATTCTGGAACTCGGCGGCAGAGAAGCTCTTCGACATCCAGGCAAACTCAGTGATCGGCCTGGAACTCAGTCAGCTTCCCATCCAGCCGGAGGTGCGCGATGGGCTGGTGCGACGCCGCAAAGCCATCGTGGAACGCAACACGCCCATGCTGCTACGCAACCAGCAGCTCAAAGTAAAGCGCTCGAACTTGATGTTCGACGTCCATCTCACCCCGCTGAGCCGCGACGGCGGCAGACCCAGCCTGCTGCTGATGTTCGCACCCCAACAGCCGGAGAACGTCGCGCGACAATCCGCAACTTCCGGAAACGGAAACCCCAGCGGCGGGAACTCGAAAGGCGTGCAGCGAAAGAACAACGCGAGGAGCAAGACCGGGAGTAGCGGAAAGAGTTCTGCGAACCGAAAGAAGTGA
- a CDS encoding phosphoribosylformylglycinamidine synthase has protein sequence MKAHVYVTLKTTVLDPQGKTIQGALKKMNYVGVEDVRQGKYFLLTLQPNLEKETIRAEVERIAREVLTNPVIEEFAYTLED, from the coding sequence ATGAAGGCACACGTTTACGTCACCCTCAAAACCACGGTTCTCGATCCCCAGGGAAAAACAATTCAAGGCGCTCTGAAAAAGATGAATTATGTGGGCGTGGAAGACGTCCGTCAGGGCAAGTACTTTTTGCTGACGCTGCAACCGAATCTTGAGAAGGAAACAATACGAGCAGAGGTCGAGCGCATTGCCCGCGAAGTGCTCACGAATCCTGTGATTGAGGAGTTTGCCTACACGCTCGAAGATTAG
- a CDS encoding DNA-binding response regulator, whose protein sequence is MAISTIIVDDEQLSREELTYLLKSVGDVEVVAQGSNGVEAIHLIREHNPELVFLDVQMPGLDGFGVIKKLVDKKHPLPQIVFATAFDQYAVRAFEVNAVDYLLKPFDKKRVVQSVEKAKQKLSAAPPSSERLESLINLLEQQQKPQQQKILLRSAGRLILVDQKDVCFATIDEGVITVATSSMEGHSNCRTLEELLETLDPNLFWRAHRSHVVNINRIKEVLPWFKSSYQLRMDDRKHTELPVSRAQTKRLRELFGL, encoded by the coding sequence ATGGCTATCTCCACCATCATCGTTGACGACGAGCAGCTCTCCCGCGAAGAGCTGACTTATCTACTGAAGAGCGTTGGCGATGTCGAGGTGGTCGCGCAGGGAAGTAACGGGGTCGAAGCCATCCATCTTATCCGCGAGCACAACCCCGAGCTCGTGTTCCTCGATGTTCAGATGCCTGGGCTTGATGGGTTTGGGGTGATCAAGAAGTTAGTCGATAAGAAGCATCCCCTTCCGCAGATCGTTTTCGCTACGGCATTCGACCAGTACGCCGTCCGGGCATTCGAGGTGAACGCCGTGGACTATCTGCTCAAGCCGTTCGACAAGAAGCGGGTGGTTCAGTCAGTGGAGAAGGCAAAGCAGAAGCTTTCAGCAGCGCCGCCATCGAGTGAGCGTCTGGAATCTCTCATCAACCTTCTGGAGCAGCAGCAGAAGCCGCAGCAGCAGAAGATCCTGCTGCGATCGGCGGGAAGGTTGATCCTGGTGGATCAGAAGGACGTATGTTTCGCCACGATCGACGAAGGCGTGATCACCGTAGCGACCTCCAGCATGGAAGGACATTCCAACTGCCGGACGCTGGAAGAACTGCTTGAAACCCTTGATCCCAACCTCTTCTGGAGAGCCCATCGCTCGCACGTGGTGAACATCAACCGGATCAAGGAGGTCCTGCCCTGGTTCAAGAGCTCCTACCAGCTTCGCATGGACGATCGCAAACACACCGAGCTGCCGGTCAGCCGGGCGCAGACGAAGCGCTTGAGGGAGCTGTTTGGCTTGTAG
- a CDS encoding inorganic pyrophosphatase, whose product MANPARLEAIDEKQNVRVVIETPKGSRNKYAFDPEQRVFMLKKVLPEGMVFPHDFGFIPSTEAEDGDPLDVLILMDQPAFPGCVVQARVIGMIEGEQKEDGKTQRNDRLLAVAESSHTHSDVRSVSDLNRSLLKEVEEFFVNYHTNDGTKFKVLGCKGPDAAFRQMKKSQRRAA is encoded by the coding sequence ATGGCCAATCCTGCTCGGCTCGAGGCGATCGATGAGAAGCAGAACGTTCGCGTTGTGATCGAGACACCCAAAGGCAGCCGCAACAAATATGCGTTCGATCCTGAGCAGCGTGTTTTTATGCTGAAGAAAGTTCTGCCCGAGGGGATGGTCTTTCCTCATGATTTTGGTTTCATTCCATCTACAGAGGCTGAGGATGGCGATCCACTCGATGTTCTCATCCTTATGGACCAGCCGGCTTTTCCGGGATGTGTCGTTCAGGCGAGGGTTATCGGCATGATTGAGGGTGAGCAAAAAGAGGATGGCAAGACGCAGCGCAATGACCGGTTGTTGGCGGTCGCCGAATCAAGTCACACACATTCCGATGTACGTTCGGTGAGTGATCTGAACCGCTCCCTGCTGAAAGAAGTCGAGGAGTTCTTCGTCAATTACCATACCAACGATGGGACCAAGTTCAAGGTGCTGGGGTGCAAAGGTCCAGACGCCGCGTTCAGACAGATGAAAAAGTCGCAGCGCAGGGCCGCCTAG
- a CDS encoding chemotaxis protein CheB, whose translation MALAALKPRPKPTRLVCVVAIGASAGGINGLLQLLPHLPVIPNVSLLIVVHLDPRSKSFLAQILGRNAHWQMKQAEEGELLRAGVAYIAPPDFHLVLGGGRLHLTSSGPVQMHRPSVDVLFESLAKQKRLKMIGVLLSGSGRDGSKGLRSMKLSGASTIVQDPADSMFPSMPEHGIETGCADFVVPARSIGTQISMLCAQG comes from the coding sequence ATGGCGTTGGCGGCATTGAAGCCGCGGCCGAAGCCCACCCGGCTTGTCTGCGTCGTCGCTATTGGAGCGTCTGCTGGTGGCATCAACGGTCTACTGCAGTTGCTGCCTCATCTGCCGGTGATTCCGAATGTAAGCCTGCTGATCGTGGTCCATCTTGATCCTCGATCTAAATCATTTCTAGCGCAAATACTGGGTCGTAACGCGCATTGGCAAATGAAGCAAGCAGAAGAGGGCGAGCTTCTGCGCGCTGGGGTCGCATATATCGCTCCACCAGACTTCCATCTTGTTTTAGGCGGCGGGCGGTTGCATCTAACCTCCAGCGGACCGGTACAAATGCATCGGCCCTCAGTGGATGTGTTGTTTGAATCCTTAGCCAAACAAAAGCGCCTGAAAATGATCGGCGTTTTACTATCGGGATCGGGACGCGATGGCTCGAAAGGATTGCGTTCCATGAAACTTTCGGGCGCAAGCACCATCGTGCAAGACCCGGCTGATTCCATGTTCCCATCGATGCCGGAGCATGGAATTGAGACCGGATGTGCAGACTTCGTCGTGCCGGCGCGCTCCATTGGGACACAAATTTCCATGCTTTGCGCTCAAGGATGA
- the glmS gene encoding glutamine--fructose-6-phosphate transaminase (isomerizing) — MCGIVGYVGQKSVVPVIIEGLRKLEYRGYDSAGIAVAGNGDGLQVRRAEGKLRNLEEVIRHKPLEGSYGIGHTRWATHGRPTEENAHPHRDCTGRVVVVHNGIVENYLSLKKRLIEEGHKFSTETDTEVIAHLIENALKSGNGTRPSLEEAVRKTVKQLTGVFALVVISADEPNKIVAARNGPPAVVGLGQNEYFVASDIPAILHHTRDLFFLADGDLAVITSSGVHLTDFDGKGIQRKVQRVTWDPIQAEKGGFKHFMLKEIYEQPRAVRDTTLGRISQDSGKIFLEEMEISEDEFRKANKVNIAACGTSWHAGLAGKFMIERLARMPVEVDYASEYRYRDPITGPDALTLLITQSGETADTIAAQRESRAKGSKTLAICNVVGAMIAREAAGTIYTHAGPEIGVASTKAFTAQLTALFLFAMFLAQKRNQLSEQQSIKLVQELTKLPGKLESILNHDEACDHLARQYQKVGGFLFLGRGIHYPIALEGALKLKEISYIHAEGYPAGEMKHGPNALIDENLPVVVLATKDPDDPDSVLRYEKTTSNIKEVTARSGKVIAIATEGDEEIRESADHVLYVPKAPELLLPILEVVPLQLLAYHIAVRRGCDVDQPRNLAKSVTVE; from the coding sequence ATGTGTGGCATCGTCGGGTACGTAGGTCAGAAGAGCGTGGTCCCGGTAATCATCGAGGGTCTGCGCAAGCTTGAGTATCGCGGGTACGACTCCGCGGGGATTGCCGTCGCCGGTAACGGAGATGGACTTCAGGTCCGCCGTGCGGAGGGCAAGCTGCGGAATCTGGAAGAGGTCATCCGCCACAAGCCTCTCGAAGGCTCATACGGCATTGGGCACACGCGCTGGGCCACCCATGGACGTCCTACGGAAGAGAATGCTCATCCACATCGCGACTGCACGGGACGCGTGGTGGTTGTTCATAACGGTATTGTCGAAAACTATCTCTCGCTAAAGAAGAGGCTGATCGAAGAAGGGCATAAGTTCTCAACCGAGACAGATACCGAAGTCATCGCTCACCTGATTGAAAATGCTCTGAAGAGCGGCAACGGCACGCGTCCTTCACTCGAAGAGGCGGTCCGTAAGACTGTGAAACAGCTCACCGGCGTTTTCGCGCTCGTGGTTATCAGCGCCGATGAACCGAACAAGATCGTTGCAGCTCGCAACGGACCGCCGGCCGTAGTTGGCCTTGGACAGAACGAATACTTCGTAGCTTCGGATATTCCGGCGATTCTTCACCATACTCGCGATCTTTTCTTTCTCGCCGATGGTGACCTGGCGGTAATTACTTCTTCGGGCGTTCACCTCACGGATTTCGACGGCAAAGGGATTCAAAGGAAAGTGCAGCGCGTGACCTGGGATCCAATCCAGGCGGAAAAAGGCGGCTTCAAGCACTTCATGCTCAAGGAGATTTATGAGCAACCGCGTGCCGTCCGCGATACCACTTTGGGACGCATCTCGCAGGACTCCGGCAAGATATTCCTCGAAGAAATGGAAATCAGCGAGGACGAGTTCCGCAAAGCGAACAAGGTAAATATCGCTGCATGTGGAACCAGTTGGCACGCTGGTCTCGCCGGCAAGTTCATGATCGAACGACTCGCCCGTATGCCGGTGGAAGTGGATTATGCCAGCGAATATCGCTATCGCGATCCCATAACAGGACCTGATGCCCTAACGCTGCTAATTACACAGTCGGGCGAAACCGCCGATACGATCGCAGCCCAGCGCGAGTCCAGGGCGAAAGGCTCCAAGACGCTCGCGATCTGCAACGTAGTTGGCGCGATGATCGCCCGTGAAGCTGCCGGAACGATCTACACTCACGCTGGTCCCGAAATCGGCGTTGCTTCAACGAAGGCATTTACGGCGCAGCTTACGGCGCTGTTCCTGTTTGCGATGTTTCTCGCGCAAAAGCGGAATCAATTAAGCGAGCAACAATCGATCAAGCTGGTGCAAGAGCTCACCAAACTTCCAGGAAAGCTGGAATCGATTCTGAACCACGACGAGGCCTGCGATCATTTGGCCAGGCAATATCAGAAAGTCGGGGGTTTCCTGTTCCTGGGCCGGGGCATTCACTATCCCATCGCGCTGGAAGGCGCTCTCAAGCTCAAAGAGATCAGCTACATTCACGCGGAGGGCTATCCTGCGGGGGAGATGAAGCACGGTCCGAACGCGCTGATTGATGAAAATCTTCCTGTCGTTGTTCTCGCGACGAAAGATCCCGACGATCCCGATTCGGTGCTGCGGTATGAAAAAACCACCTCAAACATCAAGGAAGTCACAGCGAGATCGGGCAAAGTGATTGCTATTGCTACGGAAGGGGACGAAGAAATTCGCGAGTCCGCGGACCACGTCTTATATGTGCCAAAAGCTCCAGAGTTGCTGCTTCCGATTCTGGAAGTCGTCCCCCTGCAGCTTCTGGCGTATCACATAGCAGTCCGGCGAGGCTGCGACGTGGATCAGCCGCGAAACTTGGCTAAGTCCGTCACCGTCGAGTAG